DNA from Anaerolineae bacterium:
GTTGCGCTTGCTGACGGAGTAGCAGGTGGCGAAGTTGATGAGCTCGTACCCCAGCTCGGGCACGTCGCTGGGCACCACGATCTGGTGCATGATGTCCAGGTTGGGCATCTCCTCCAGCAGGCGGGTGAGATCCACCAGGTCCTGGCGCACCGCCAGGCGGTGCTTCCCGTCGAGGTCCAGCACGGAGAGGGCGCAGGATCCGCCGATAGTGTAGACGCGGTCCAGGTCCACCTTGACGTCGTACTCAGGCGTCTTGCCGTAGAGAGTGAACCGGCTGGGCGCGGTCAGCAGGGCCCGCTCCAGCAAGTCCTCCGGTATCTTGACCACGCTAGTGTCCCAGTCCACCCGGGCCCCGTGGTCGGCCAGTATCTCCAGCGCCGGGCGGTACTCCATGAGCACTCCCACCTCGGCCAGCACTTCCACTATGGCGAAGCGGATCTGCTCCAGGTCGTCGTCCTTGATGAACTTCAGCCAGTTGCTCTTCAACCCTCGTCTGGGCATTCACATCCTCCTGGGGAGTGGATAGTGGAAAGCAGGTGTTGAGCGGTGAGTGATGCATGTTGCCAGAACTGTCCGCTATTCACTGTCCACTAGTCACTAGCCCTCGCAGCACCCGCACGGCAGCCACCGCATCGTCGCCGTAACCGTCGGCCCCGATCTGCCTGGCGTACTCGGGTGTGACCGGAGCACCGCCCACTATCACCTTCACCTTGTCCCGCAGGCCCCGCGTCTCCAACTCCTGGATCACCCGCTGCATGTAGGGCATGGTGGTGGGAAGAAGGGCGGACATGGCCACTACCCCGGCCCCACGGTCGGTGACGCCCTCGAGGAAGCGCTCCGCAGGTACGTCTACACCCAGGTCAATGACGTCGAAGCCGTGGGCACTGAGGAGCGTGCCCACGATGGACTTGCCGATGTCGTGGATGTCACCCTTGACGGTGCCCAGGGCCACCGTGGCCAGACTCTCTCGCTTGCGGCCCCCGGCGGCGATCTCCTTCTCCAAGATGGTTACGCCCTTCTTCATGGCATCGGCCGCCATCATCAGCTCAGGCAGGAAGTAGTCCTTGCACTCGAAGCGCCTGCCGACCTCGGTGATCCCGGGGATGAGGCCCTGGTTGATGGCGTCGAGGGGGTCAATGCCGGCGGCCAGGGCCCTCTGCGCCAGCTCCACCACCTTCTCTGGCTCGCCCTCGATGACGCCTTTCTCCAGCCCCGCGAGTATGTCCTCTCGTTC
Protein-coding regions in this window:
- a CDS encoding corrinoid protein, which codes for MGEREDILAGLEKGVIEGEPEKVVELAQRALAAGIDPLDAINQGLIPGITEVGRRFECKDYFLPELMMAADAMKKGVTILEKEIAAGGRKRESLATVALGTVKGDIHDIGKSIVGTLLSAHGFDVIDLGVDVPAERFLEGVTDRGAGVVAMSALLPTTMPYMQRVIQELETRGLRDKVKVIVGGAPVTPEYARQIGADGYGDDAVAAVRVLRGLVTSGQ